In a genomic window of Punica granatum isolate Tunisia-2019 chromosome 6, ASM765513v2, whole genome shotgun sequence:
- the LOC116211944 gene encoding G-type lectin S-receptor-like serine/threonine-protein kinase RLK1 — protein sequence MGFLLPHMILFFFFIFLLNFPPLSSAQTNGNITVGVPLTATAGSNSSWLSSSREFAFGFKEIAPNSNLFLLCIWYDILPEKTIVWYPKDTTPAPLGSKVELTPDKGVRLTDPRGEEIYRSQSFSGTASYGVMNNTGNFQLFGEDSGSDPIWETFSFPSDTLLPTQVLERGGLLSSSQRQTSP from the coding sequence ATGGGATTTCTCCTGCCTCATAtgatcctcttcttcttctttatttttctcctGAACTTCCCACCGCTTTCATCAGCCCAAACTAATGGAAACATAACCGTTGGAGTTCCACTCACTGCTACAGCAGGCTCGAATTCCTCTTGGCTCTCTTCCTCGAGAGAGTTCGCATTCGGGTTCAAAGAAATTGCTCCCAACAGCAACCTTTTCTTGCTTTGCATATGGTACGACATACTCCCGGAAAAAACCATAGTTTGGTACCCGAAAGACACCACTCCAGCTCCATTAGGATCCAAAGTTGAGCTCACTCCCGATAAAGGTGTACGCCTCACCGATCCTCGAGGGGAAGAAATTTACAGGTCCCAGTCCTTCTCAGGGACCGCTTCCTATGGGGTGATGAACAACACTGGCAATTTTCAGCTCTTTGGGGAAGATTCCGGTTCTGATCCTATCTGGGAGACCTTTAGCTTTCCCAGCGACACGCTTTTGCCCACGCAAGTCCTTGAGAGAGGCGGCCTCCTCTCTTCCTCACAGAGACAAACTTCTCCTTAG
- the LOC116212295 gene encoding G-type lectin S-receptor-like serine/threonine-protein kinase LECRK3 — protein sequence MIQRLASAHYVHLKDTSTPGWTPVWSQPENICKDLLVTAGLGVCGYNSICNIRENARPTCSCPAGFTFIDPNDHFSSCAPNFAVSCDEAQRNYTSDLFTFEEAPSTDWPTSDYALLTPFTEQQCRNSCLNDCFCAVAIFKEGKECWKKKLPLSHGQTGWYLSLKALIKVPKRNLPPDRPMFPPPNGKDKSKKDKLFLTGSVLFGTSVLVNILLVGVICLGFYWIRRSRITGKLTLHQSEGFTKLQSFTYKELVEATNGFTEELGRGHFGIVYRGMISNSPVAVKKLINNLMQESEKEFRTEVNVIGQTHHKNLVRLLGYCDEGHERLLVYEFLSNGSLSSLLFGNPRPTWAHRCQIALGIARGLLYLHEECSTQIIHCDIKPQNILLDDQFAAKISDFGLAKLLQMGQSLTHTGIRGTKGYVAPEWFRYLPVTVKVDVYSFGVLLLEIVCCKKNIETEIINEEAGERMLLSDWAYDCYVDGVMEALVEGDMEALSDEGGKKLKRMVMVGIWCIQEDPSLRPSMRKVTQMLEGAIEVPVPPCPFPFMRM from the exons ATGATACAGAGGCTGGCCTCAG CCCATTACGTTCACCTGAAGGACACAAGCACTCCAGGGTGGACTCCTGTCTGGTCTCAACCCGAGAACATATGCAAGGATCTTCTTGTCACAGCAGGTCTTGGGGTTTGCGGATACAACAGTATATGCAATATCAGAGAAAATGCTCGTCCCACATGTAGCTGCCCGGCTGGGTTCACCTTCATCGATCCAAATGACCATTTTAGCAGCTGTGCACCGAACTTCGCAGTAAGCTGTGATGAAGCTCAGAGGAACTACACCAGTGATCTTTTCACGTTTGAGGAGGCTCCAAGCACTGATTGGCCCACTTCCGACTATGCCCTTCTCACGCCTTTCACCGAACAACAATGCAGAAATTCATGCTTGAATGACTGTTTCTGTGCTGTGGCAATCTTCAAAGAGGGCAAAGAGTGCTGGAAGAAGAAGCTACCGCTCTCCCATGGGCAAACCGGGTGGTATCTTTCATTGAAGGCTCTGATCAAAGTCCCAAAGCGGAATTTGCCGCCAGACCGCCCCATGTTTCCACCTCCAAACGGGAAGGATAAGAGCAAGAAGGATAAGCTGTTCCTCACAGGATCTGTCCTTTTCGGCACTTCAGTGCTCGTTAACATCCTACTGGTCGGCGTGATTTGTCTGGGCTTTTACTGGATTCGCCGCAGCAGAATCACTGGGAAACTAACCCTGCACCAGAGCGAAGGCTTCACAAAATTGCAAAGCTTCACTTACAAGGAGCTCGTGGAGGCCACGAATGGTTTCACGGAAGAGCTTGGGAGAGGCCATTTTGGGATAGTCTACAGGGGAATGATATCAAATTCACCAGTTGCTGTAAAGAAGTTAATAAACAATCTTATGCAGGAATCAGAGAAGGAGTTCCGAACTGAAGTGAATGTGATCGGGCAGACCCACCACAAGAACCTCGTTCGGCTCCTTGGATACTGCGACGAGGGGCACGAGAGACTGCTCGTGTATGAGTTCCTGAGTAACGGGTCTTTGTCCAGCCTCTTGTTTGGGAACCCGAGACCTACATGGGCCCACAGGTGTCAGATAGCACTCGGGATCGCAAGAGGGCTATTGTACCTGCACGAGGAGTGCAGCACCCAGATCATCCATTGCGACATAAAACCGCAGAACATACTGCTCGATGATCAGTTTGCTGCCAAGATCTCTGACTTTGGCCTTGCGAAGCTCCTGCAGATGGGGCAGAGCCTGACCCATACAGGCATTCGGGGAACCAAAGGCTACGTTGCGCCCGAGTGGTTCAGGTACCTCCCCGTGACGGTCAAGGTGGACGTGTACAGTTTCGGAGTGTTGCTGCTCGAGATCGTGTGCTGCAAGAAGAACATAGAGACAGAGATTATCAATGAAGAAGCAGGGGAGAGGATGCTATTGAGCGACTGGGCATACGACTGTTACGTGGATGGGGTAATGGAGGCCTTGGTGGAAGGGGACATGGAGGCACTGAGTGATGAAGGGGGTAAGAAGCTCAAGAGGATGGTAATGGTTGGCATTTGGTGCATACAGGAAGACCCAAGCCTTAGGCCTTCCATGAGAAAGGTAACGCAGATGCTGGAGGGAGCTATCGAAGTGCCTGTTCCTCCTTGTCCTTTCCCGTTCATGAGAATGTAG
- the LOC116210770 gene encoding G-type lectin S-receptor-like serine/threonine-protein kinase LECRK3 — MEFLLPRMILFCFFMFLLNFPPLSSAQTNGKITVGVPLTATAGSNSSWLSPSRDFAFGFKEIVPNSNLFLLCIWYDILPEKTIVWYPKDTIPAPLGSKVELTSDKGVRLTDPQGKEIYMSQSFSGTASYGVMNNTGNFQLFGEDSSSDPIWETFRFPSDTLLPTQVLERGGLLSSSQSETNFSLGRFQLRLLSDGNVHLNTINLPGDYANEPYYSTNTAGGLRLVFDELGSLYVLRENGNMANLSVGGVFLIDSIRGIYPKEQYYHRIKLNFDGVLAHYVHLKGADNGGWSPIWSQPENICRDLLVEKGIGVCGYNSICNIGENARPTCSCPAGFTFIDPNDHFSSCAPHFAVSCDEAQRNYTSDLFMFEEVNNTGWPSSDYALLTPFTEQQCRDSCLNDCLCAVATFREGNKCWKKKLPLSNGQVGQYLPGKALIKVPKQDLPRESLIFQPPNGKHKSKKDAVILMGSVLLGTSVLANFLLVGMSCLGFHPFHRRRITGISTPHQSEGFTKLRCFTFKELVEATDGFREELGRGHFGIVYKGMISNSSVAVKKLINNLMQDSEKEFQAEVNVIGQTHHKNLVRLLGYCDEGHERLLVYEYLCNGPLSSLLFGNPRPTWAYRCQIALGIARGLLYLHEECSTQIIHCDIKPQNILLDDHFAAKISDFGLAKLLQMGQSLTDTAIRGTKGYVAPEWFRNFPVTVKVDVYSFGVLLLEIVCCKRNIQGGTVEEAGEGMLLSDWAYECNADGRVEALVEGDMEALSDEGGKKLKRMVMVAIWCLQEDPSLRPSMRKVTQMLEGAIKVPVPPCPFPFMRM; from the coding sequence ATGGAATTTCTCCTGCCTCGTATGATCCTCTTCTGCTTCTTTATGTTTCTCCTGAACTTCCCACCGCTTTCATCGGCCCAAACTAATGGAAAAATAACCGTTGGAGTTCCACTCACTGCTACAGCAGGCTCGAATTCCTCTTGGCTCTCTCCCTCGAGAGATTTCGCATTTGGGTTCAAAGAAATTGTTCCCAACAGCAACCTTTTCTTGCTTTGCATATGGTACGACATACTCCCGGAAAAAACCATAGTTTGGTACCCGAAAGATACCATTCCAGCTCCATTAGGATCCAAAGTTGAGCTCACTTCCGATAAAGGAGTACGCCTCACCGATCCTCAAGGGAAAGAAATTTACATGTCCCAGTCCTTCTCGGGGACTGCTTCCTATGGGGTGATGAACAACACTGGCAATTTTCAGCTCTTCGGGGAAGATTCCAGTTCTGATCCTATCTGGGAGACCTTTAGGTTTCCCAGCGACACGCTTTTGCCCACGCAAGTCCTCGAGAGAGGCGGCCTCCTCTCTTCCTCACAGTCGGAGACAAACTTCTCCTTAGGAAGGTTTCAGCTTCGCCTCCTAAGCGATGGAAATGTCCATCTCAACACAATAAATTTGCCTGGTGATTATGCTAACGAACCCTACTACTCAACAAACACTGCCGGAGGCCTCAGGTTGGTGTTTGATGAGTTAGGCTCTCTGTACGTCTTACGGGAAAACGGGAACATGGCCAATCTCTCAGTTGGGGGGGTCTTTTTGATAGATTCAATTCGAGGGATTTACCCAAAAGAACAGTACTATCATAGGATTAAGCTCAACTTTGATGGAGTTTTAGCCCATTATGTGCACCTGAAGGGTGCAGACAATGGAGGGTGGAGTCCCATCTGGTCTCAACCCGAGAACATATGTAGAGACCTTCTTGTCGAGAAAGGTATTGGGGTTTGCGGGTACAACAGCATATGCAATATTGGAGAAAATGCTCGTCCCACATGTAGCTGCCCAGCTGGGTTCACCTTCATCGATCCCAATGACCATTTTAGCAGCTGTGCACCGCACTTCGCAGTAAGCTGTGATGAAGCTCAGAGGAACTATACCAGTGATCTTTTCATGTTTGAGGAGGTTAATAACACTGGATGGCCCTCTTCTGACTATGCCCTTCTCACGCCTTTCACCGAACAGCAATGCCGAGATTCATGCTTGAATGACTGTTTGTGTGCTGTGGCAACATTCAGAGAGGGCAATAAGTGCTGGAAGAAGAAGTTACCACTCTCTAATGGGCAAGTTGGCCAGTATCTTCCAGGGAAGGCTCTGATCAAAGTCCCAAAGCAGGATTTGCCGCGAGAAAGCCTCATATTTCAGCCCCCAAATGGGAAGCACAAGAGCAAGAAAGATGCCGTGATCCTCATGGGATCAGTCCTTTTGGGCACTTCAGTGCTCGCTAACTTCCTACTGGTCGGAATGAGTTGTCTGGGCTTTCACCCGTTTCACCGCCGCAGAATAACCGGGATATCAACCCCGCACCAGAGTGAAGGGTTCACGAAATTGCGATGCTTCACTTTCAAGGAGCTTGTGGAGGCCACAGATGGGTTCAGGGAAGAGCTTGGGAGAGGCCATTTTGGGATAGTGTACAAGGGAATGATATCAAATTCATCTGTCGCTGTAAAGAAGTTAATCAATAATCTTATGCAGGACTCGGAGAAGGAGTTCCAAGCAGAAGTGAATGTGATCGGGCAGACCCACCACAAGAACCTCGTTCGGCTCCTTGGATACTGCGATGAGGGGCACGAGAGGCTGCTGGTGTATGAGTACCTCTGTAACGGGCCTTTGTCGAGCCTCCTGTTTGGGAACCCGAGACCTACATGGGCCTACAGGTGTCAGATCGCACTTGGTATTGCTAGAGGCCTACTGTACCTGCACGAGGAGTGCAGCACTCAGATCATCCACTGCGACATAAAACCACAGAACATATTGCTCGATGATCACTTTGCTGCCAAGATCTCTGACTTTGGGCTTGCAAAGCTCCTGCAAATGGGACAGAGCCTGACCGATACAGCCATTCGGGGAACCAAGGGATACGTTGCGCCCGAGTGGTTCAGGAACTTCCCCGTGACGGTCAAGGTGGATGTCTACAGCTTCGGGGTGTTGCTACTTGAGATTGTGTGCTGCAAGAGAAACATACAGGGCGGGACAGTCGAGGAAGCAGGGGAGGGGATGCTACTGAGCGACTGGGCATATGAATGCAATGCAGATGGGAGAGTGGAGGCGCTGGTGGAAGGGGACATGGAGGCACTGAGTGACGAAGGGGGTAAGAAGCTCAAGAGGATGGTAATGGTGGCCATTTGGTGCTTACAGGAAGACCCAAGCCTTAGGCCTTCCATGAGAAAAGTAACGCAGATGCTG